One window from the genome of Bartonella sp. WD16.2 encodes:
- the atpA gene encoding F0F1 ATP synthase subunit alpha: MDIRPSEISKILKEQIKNFDQKAEVSEIGWVLSVGNGIARVYGLDNVQAGEMVSFSNGVRGMALNLEMDNVGVVIFGSDRDIREGDCVKRLGSIIDVPVGPALLGRVVDALGNPLDGKGPIHTPHRRRVDVKAPGIIPRQSVHEPMVTGLKAIDALVPIGRGQRELVIGDRQTGKTAILLDAFLNQKPFHEKGAKHDQDKVYCIYVAIGQKRSTVAQFVKVLEERGALDYSIIVAATASDPAPMQFIAPLAGCAMGEYFRDNGQHALIGYDDLSKQAVAYRQMSLLLRRPPGREAYPGDVFYLHSRLLERAAKLNADHGSGSLTALPVIETQANDVSAYIPTNVISITDGQIFLETNLFYQGIRPAINVGLSVSRVGSAAQIKAMKQVAGSIKGELAQYREMAAFAQFGSDLDTSTQRLLNRGARLVELLKQKQFSPLKIQEQVVVIFAGVNGYLDSLAVCDVGRFEQGLLALLRRDYPDLLDAIGDQKQLTDALKDKLVDVLDAYKKNFS; the protein is encoded by the coding sequence ATGGATATTAGACCGTCTGAAATTTCAAAAATCCTAAAAGAGCAAATTAAGAACTTTGACCAAAAAGCTGAAGTTTCAGAAATTGGGTGGGTTTTGTCTGTAGGTAATGGTATCGCTCGCGTTTATGGTTTGGATAATGTCCAAGCGGGTGAAATGGTCTCCTTTTCAAATGGTGTGCGTGGTATGGCACTTAATTTGGAAATGGATAATGTCGGGGTTGTGATTTTCGGGTCAGATCGCGATATTCGTGAAGGTGATTGTGTTAAACGGCTTGGGTCTATCATTGATGTTCCTGTGGGGCCGGCTTTGCTCGGACGTGTTGTGGATGCATTGGGTAATCCCCTTGATGGAAAGGGGCCTATTCATACGCCGCATCGTCGCCGGGTGGATGTGAAAGCCCCGGGTATTATTCCACGTCAATCAGTGCATGAACCGATGGTGACAGGATTGAAAGCTATTGATGCGTTAGTTCCCATTGGACGTGGTCAGCGTGAATTGGTGATTGGTGATCGTCAGACAGGTAAAACAGCAATTTTGCTTGATGCGTTTTTGAATCAAAAGCCTTTCCACGAAAAGGGTGCTAAGCACGATCAGGATAAAGTTTATTGTATTTATGTGGCTATTGGTCAAAAGCGTTCAACGGTTGCGCAATTTGTTAAAGTTTTGGAAGAGCGTGGAGCTCTTGACTATTCGATTATTGTGGCAGCTACGGCTTCTGATCCGGCGCCGATGCAGTTTATTGCGCCTCTTGCTGGTTGTGCTATGGGGGAATATTTCCGGGATAATGGTCAGCATGCTTTGATTGGTTATGATGATCTTTCAAAACAGGCTGTGGCTTACCGTCAAATGTCTCTTTTGCTTCGTCGTCCACCTGGTCGTGAAGCATACCCAGGGGATGTTTTCTATCTTCACTCTCGTCTTTTAGAACGAGCTGCAAAGCTTAACGCTGACCATGGATCTGGGTCTTTGACTGCTTTGCCAGTGATTGAGACGCAAGCCAATGACGTTTCTGCCTATATTCCGACTAATGTTATTTCGATTACAGATGGTCAGATTTTTCTGGAAACCAATTTATTTTATCAGGGAATACGTCCTGCTATTAATGTTGGTCTTTCTGTGTCACGTGTTGGTTCTGCTGCGCAAATTAAGGCGATGAAACAAGTTGCTGGTTCGATCAAGGGTGAATTAGCGCAATATCGTGAAATGGCGGCTTTTGCGCAGTTTGGTTCAGATTTAGATACGTCAACACAACGTCTTTTAAATCGTGGTGCTCGTTTGGTTGAGCTTTTGAAGCAAAAGCAATTTTCACCGCTTAAAATACAAGAGCAGGTTGTTGTGATTTTTGCTGGTGTGAATGGTTATCTTGATTCATTGGCTGTTTGTGATGTTGGTCGATTTGAGCAGGGTCTGTTGGCGCTTTTACGTAGAGATTATCCAGATCTTTTGGATGCGATTGGTGATCAAAAGCAACTTACAGATGCTCTAAAGGATAAATTGGTTGATGTTCTTGATGCTTACAAGAAGAATTTTTCTTAA
- a CDS encoding HlyD family secretion protein → MIRALRSKATIVAFISGVAGILLILWAWKLPPFVSAIQITDNASVKGDVTLVSPQISGVVTQIYIQDYQRVEKGTVLFELDDTLFRQQLSQAQAIFDSKNAKLASVLLQTQLLQEEIDAAESELAHLQKLSNVTSKMKNLSADDALHPSSSLAQLLAALEVKRRLQKQLDLERQSLQSDVAGAKVGVELAELNLVHTKIVSPCAGQVGLVGARVGQYVLPGTQLVAVISDDIWIVANYKETQLAHMRIGQPVVFFVDALNNQKLTGRVVRFAPATGSEFSLLKTNTAIGNFTKIAQRVSVRIALDPGQIGAERLIPGMSVVTYVDTS, encoded by the coding sequence ATGATAAGGGCATTGCGATCGAAAGCGACAATTGTTGCGTTTATATCAGGAGTTGCTGGAATTTTATTAATTTTATGGGCTTGGAAGCTTCCACCATTTGTAAGTGCTATTCAAATAACCGATAATGCTTCAGTTAAAGGGGACGTCACTTTAGTAAGTCCACAGATCTCTGGTGTAGTTACACAAATTTATATTCAAGATTATCAAAGAGTTGAAAAGGGAACTGTTTTATTTGAACTGGATGATACTCTTTTTCGGCAACAACTTTCCCAAGCACAGGCGATTTTTGATTCAAAGAATGCAAAGCTTGCAAGTGTTTTATTACAAACTCAGCTTTTGCAGGAAGAGATTGATGCAGCAGAGTCAGAATTGGCCCATTTGCAAAAGCTATCAAATGTTACTTCTAAAATGAAGAATTTAAGTGCTGATGACGCTTTGCATCCATCTTCTTCTCTGGCACAATTATTAGCAGCACTTGAAGTAAAACGCCGATTGCAAAAACAATTGGATCTTGAACGGCAAAGTTTACAGTCAGATGTTGCTGGGGCAAAGGTAGGGGTTGAGTTAGCAGAGCTTAATTTGGTGCATACCAAAATTGTTTCTCCTTGTGCTGGGCAAGTTGGGCTTGTTGGAGCGCGGGTTGGGCAATATGTTTTACCTGGAACGCAATTGGTGGCTGTTATTTCTGATGATATTTGGATTGTTGCTAATTATAAAGAAACACAGCTTGCTCATATGCGCATTGGACAGCCTGTTGTTTTTTTCGTTGATGCGCTAAATAACCAAAAATTAACAGGTCGTGTAGTACGTTTTGCTCCTGCGACAGGCTCTGAGTTTTCATTGTTGAAGACAAACACTGCGATTGGAAATTTTACTAAAATTGCACAACGTGTTTCAGTTCGTATTGCTTTAGATCCGGGGCAAATAGGGGCTGAACGACTTATTCCTGGTATGTCAGTGGTTACGTATGTGGATACTTCGTGA
- a CDS encoding primosomal protein N': protein MTEIKIVSVLVPLPVPHAYSYEVPPSMGVEIGSFVRVPVMGREVCGFVVAVDEQTEDKDGQGFVSIEREKLRLITHVFDCPPLKAEMIAFLRFVSHYTMTPFGFVARLVLRVPTALEPEAQTLGLRYCGGNVGRLTPARSRVLEVAREGLVWTHSGLAQAAGTSVSVVEGLKGLGVFEEVMMPALPLVAMPDPDFCVPVLEEEQKSAAALLREGVLSSQFQVFLLDGVTGSGKTEVYFEAVAQALTCGKQVLILLPEIALTQQFLDRFHARFGTSAVEWHSDLTPRRRERVWRQVAEGQVRVVAGARSALFLPFQDLGLIVVDEEHDGSYKQEERIFYHARDMAVARGSFEKCPIILSSATPSIESQVNVLWGRYQRIALSSRFQAAALPHLQVVDMRKGGVEKGRFISSVLEHALRQTMDKGEQALLFLNRRGYAPLTLCRVCGHRFHCINCSSWLVEHRLYGQLKCHHCGYYEAIPEACPECGTLDHLVACGPGVERIAEEVRELFPQARLLILSTDLKGGIGQLRRELAAIANKDVDIIIGTQLVAKGHHFPGLSLVGVIDADLGLANGDLRASERTFQLLSQVTGRAGRMGLESLGLLQTYQPDHPVIQALLSQQRENFYTREIATRQHYHLPPYGRLASLIVSSKERKAAENYARVLRQVAPTVQGVSLMGPAEAQLALVRGRYRFRLLLHGQRSFDMQGFIREMIANAPKRPGSVQVQIDIDPQSFL, encoded by the coding sequence GTGACAGAAATAAAGATTGTTTCGGTTTTGGTGCCACTTCCTGTTCCCCATGCTTATAGCTATGAGGTTCCTCCTTCTATGGGAGTAGAGATTGGGTCTTTTGTTCGTGTTCCTGTGATGGGGCGTGAGGTTTGTGGTTTTGTGGTGGCCGTTGATGAGCAGACAGAAGATAAAGATGGACAGGGATTTGTTTCTATAGAACGTGAAAAATTGCGTTTGATTACGCATGTTTTTGATTGTCCACCATTAAAGGCTGAAATGATCGCATTTTTGCGTTTTGTTAGTCACTATACAATGACGCCTTTTGGTTTTGTTGCACGATTAGTTTTACGTGTGCCAACAGCATTAGAGCCGGAAGCACAAACTTTAGGTTTGCGTTATTGTGGGGGCAATGTTGGCCGTTTAACACCAGCACGTTCACGGGTTTTAGAGGTGGCGCGTGAGGGATTGGTGTGGACACACTCTGGTCTTGCTCAAGCAGCGGGGACTTCTGTCTCTGTTGTTGAGGGGTTAAAAGGGCTTGGGGTTTTTGAAGAAGTGATGATGCCAGCTCTTCCACTTGTGGCGATGCCGGATCCTGATTTTTGTGTGCCTGTTTTGGAGGAGGAACAAAAATCGGCAGCAGCTCTTCTGCGAGAGGGTGTTTTGTCTTCTCAATTTCAAGTTTTTTTGCTTGATGGGGTTACTGGGTCAGGTAAGACGGAAGTTTATTTTGAAGCTGTGGCTCAAGCATTAACGTGTGGCAAGCAGGTTTTGATTTTATTGCCAGAAATTGCTTTGACACAGCAGTTTTTAGATCGTTTTCATGCGCGTTTTGGAACATCAGCGGTTGAGTGGCATTCAGATTTGACACCGCGTCGTCGTGAACGTGTGTGGCGGCAAGTTGCAGAAGGGCAAGTGCGGGTTGTTGCGGGTGCACGTTCAGCACTTTTCTTGCCATTTCAAGATCTTGGTTTGATTGTTGTTGATGAAGAACATGATGGATCTTACAAACAAGAAGAACGTATTTTTTATCATGCGCGTGATATGGCTGTGGCACGGGGTTCTTTTGAAAAGTGCCCTATTATTTTATCTTCGGCCACACCTTCAATTGAAAGCCAGGTCAATGTTTTGTGGGGGCGTTATCAGCGGATTGCTTTGTCCTCGCGTTTCCAGGCAGCTGCACTACCACACTTACAAGTGGTGGATATGCGCAAAGGGGGGGTAGAAAAAGGGCGCTTTATTTCTTCTGTTCTTGAACATGCTCTAAGACAAACTATGGACAAAGGAGAGCAGGCTCTTCTTTTTCTCAACAGGCGAGGTTATGCACCTTTAACATTGTGTCGGGTTTGTGGGCATCGTTTTCATTGTATCAATTGCTCAAGTTGGTTGGTTGAACACCGTTTGTATGGTCAACTTAAATGTCATCATTGTGGTTATTATGAGGCTATTCCAGAGGCGTGTCCTGAATGTGGGACGCTTGATCATCTTGTTGCTTGTGGCCCGGGGGTGGAAAGGATTGCAGAGGAGGTACGCGAACTTTTCCCACAGGCGCGTTTGCTGATTTTGTCAACGGATTTAAAAGGTGGAATAGGACAGTTGCGACGAGAATTAGCAGCAATTGCAAACAAGGATGTGGATATTATTATTGGGACACAGTTGGTGGCTAAGGGACATCATTTCCCTGGTCTTTCTCTGGTTGGGGTGATTGATGCTGATCTTGGTCTTGCTAATGGTGATTTACGGGCAAGTGAACGCACTTTTCAGCTTTTATCACAAGTTACAGGAAGGGCTGGGCGTATGGGGTTGGAAAGTTTAGGATTGTTGCAAACCTATCAACCAGATCATCCGGTCATACAGGCATTGCTTTCGCAACAACGCGAGAATTTTTATACGCGCGAGATTGCCACACGTCAGCATTATCATTTACCGCCTTATGGACGGCTTGCATCTTTAATTGTATCTTCAAAGGAACGCAAGGCTGCAGAAAATTATGCACGCGTGTTACGTCAGGTTGCACCAACAGTACAGGGTGTATCACTGATGGGGCCAGCAGAAGCACAACTGGCACTTGTGCGTGGGCGATATCGTTTTCGACTTTTGCTGCACGGGCAGCGTTCGTTTGATATGCAAGGATTTATTCGTGAAATGATTGCAAATGCACCCAAAAGACCTGGTTCAGTTCAAGTTCAAATTGACATTGATCCACAAAGTTTTCTTTAA
- the atpC gene encoding ATP synthase F1 subunit epsilon, with protein MENNRAKRFLFELISPEKLIFSDEVVSVVLPSASGYLTVMANHAPLMIRLMPGSIRVLSSSGEKLFALCGGVVDITPSRCSLLAEAVVAVDHLSFDELEQRILKVRTALEEGLNDGVNDPVEEFLHQLTTVGGVLTAV; from the coding sequence GTGGAAAACAATAGAGCAAAACGTTTTTTGTTTGAGCTTATATCGCCTGAGAAACTTATTTTTTCAGATGAAGTGGTATCGGTTGTTCTTCCTTCAGCTTCAGGTTATTTGACAGTTATGGCCAATCACGCGCCTTTAATGATTCGCCTTATGCCAGGAAGTATTCGTGTTTTATCATCTTCAGGTGAAAAATTGTTTGCTCTTTGTGGAGGGGTTGTGGATATTACACCTTCAAGATGTTCTCTTTTAGCTGAGGCTGTTGTTGCTGTTGATCATCTTTCTTTTGATGAACTTGAACAGCGGATTTTGAAAGTTCGGACAGCGTTAGAAGAGGGTTTAAATGATGGGGTTAATGACCCAGTGGAAGAATTTTTACATCAGCTGACGACTGTTGGTGGTGTGTTAACAGCGGTGTGA
- the atpH gene encoding ATP synthase F1 subunit delta, translated as MSDSFSRMPLPLASRRYAQALFDLVQEAGYVKDFEKAFTSFLDILNRNTDLKRLIQSPFFSTKEQVQTLDSICESFKFSDEGAGRIMRNFLRVIVENRRLFALSDILRAFQCYVASFRGEASAHIISAHPLDVHQQEELRVALEGVVRKKISLHLSVDSTILGGLIVRLGSCQIDASLEGKLSSLKLALEKEVS; from the coding sequence GTGTCGGATTCATTTTCTCGTATGCCGTTGCCATTAGCGAGCCGACGTTATGCGCAAGCGCTTTTTGATTTGGTTCAAGAAGCAGGCTATGTAAAAGACTTTGAAAAGGCATTTACGTCTTTTTTAGATATTTTGAATCGCAATACAGATTTAAAGCGCTTAATACAAAGCCCATTTTTTTCAACAAAAGAACAAGTTCAAACGCTTGATTCTATTTGTGAGAGTTTTAAATTTTCTGACGAAGGGGCGGGTCGAATTATGCGCAATTTTTTGCGTGTTATTGTAGAAAATCGTCGGCTTTTTGCTTTGTCTGATATTTTACGTGCTTTTCAGTGTTATGTTGCTTCGTTTCGTGGGGAAGCGTCGGCACATATTATTTCTGCACATCCGTTGGATGTTCATCAACAAGAGGAGTTGCGTGTGGCTTTGGAAGGTGTTGTTAGGAAAAAAATTTCGCTACACTTATCTGTCGATTCAACGATTTTGGGTGGACTCATTGTCCGCTTGGGATCATGCCAGATTGATGCCTCTCTTGAGGGGAAATTGTCTTCACTTAAGCTTGCATTGGAAAAAGAGGTCAGCTGA
- a CDS encoding MFS transporter — MNGKKSAIVSAKKSEGDLSQSGPIFAGPLPKCFVYIFASFILQWAYGLGANMVQSNILQLSGNFHATLTETTWLVAAYMAPNVSVAIMLIKIRYQFGLRSFAELSILGFVLVCVLQLFVTDLHSALIVRFFAGIAAAPMASLAFLYMLEAFAPEKKFTIGLSLNYMNAALAVPLSRLISPHLLENNGGFSSLSAMEMGLVLISLGCIFSLPLAPVACNKVIKKFDWVSYGLIAFGLGLNAMIMSVGKLYWWHEAPWIGWGLALAILSLVIATIFELNREHPLIDLRWLFSKEMVQVVLVLLIFRILLSEQSTLAADFFGLFGLLNGDMAPMYFAVTIGTILGGGICVCFLRAGREDYFYFMSLSCLTLGSYLDSYVNHLTRPEDLMLSQGLIGFGYALFLPPALFNGFVRANARGPSYVLSFIAIFLLTQVTGGLMSAAFFGSLQFIFTYKHFEFLKQEIVITDPLILNEINALLSSSYNALDSSSVEGGQFISDLIGQLKLTANILAYDDIFRLYFYIAAVVLIIFLIKIIYQLRPFILVEPNWKNKVVLVKKSEKR, encoded by the coding sequence ATGAACGGCAAAAAAAGCGCGATTGTGTCTGCTAAAAAAAGTGAAGGGGATCTTTCTCAGTCTGGTCCTATTTTTGCAGGGCCTTTGCCGAAATGTTTTGTTTATATTTTTGCCTCTTTTATTTTGCAATGGGCTTATGGCTTAGGGGCAAATATGGTTCAATCCAACATTCTTCAACTTTCTGGTAATTTTCACGCGACACTTACTGAAACAACATGGTTGGTTGCTGCTTATATGGCACCCAATGTCAGTGTTGCGATTATGTTGATTAAGATTCGTTATCAATTTGGGTTGCGGTCTTTTGCTGAATTATCAATCCTTGGATTTGTTTTGGTTTGTGTTTTGCAATTATTTGTTACAGATTTGCATTCAGCTCTGATTGTTCGTTTTTTTGCTGGTATTGCCGCAGCACCAATGGCTTCATTAGCGTTTTTATATATGTTGGAAGCTTTTGCGCCGGAGAAAAAATTCACGATTGGTCTTAGTTTGAATTATATGAATGCAGCTTTAGCAGTTCCTTTATCGCGTTTGATTTCACCTCATTTACTGGAAAATAATGGAGGGTTTTCTAGTCTTTCGGCAATGGAAATGGGGCTTGTTTTAATTAGTTTGGGGTGTATTTTTTCTCTTCCGCTTGCACCTGTTGCATGTAACAAGGTGATTAAAAAGTTCGATTGGGTGAGTTATGGTTTGATTGCATTTGGGCTTGGTTTAAATGCAATGATTATGTCTGTTGGTAAGCTTTATTGGTGGCATGAGGCGCCATGGATTGGTTGGGGGCTTGCTCTTGCAATTTTGTCGTTAGTGATTGCGACCATTTTTGAGTTGAATAGAGAACACCCATTGATTGATTTACGTTGGCTGTTTAGTAAAGAAATGGTGCAAGTTGTTTTGGTATTGTTAATCTTTAGGATTCTTTTATCGGAGCAGTCGACTTTAGCAGCAGATTTTTTTGGACTTTTTGGTTTGTTAAATGGTGATATGGCACCGATGTATTTTGCCGTTACCATTGGGACGATTTTAGGAGGCGGGATTTGTGTTTGTTTTTTACGAGCTGGCCGTGAAGACTATTTTTATTTTATGTCTTTAAGCTGTTTGACGCTTGGGTCTTATTTAGATAGTTATGTAAATCACTTAACGCGCCCAGAAGATCTGATGTTGAGTCAAGGTTTGATAGGTTTTGGCTATGCACTTTTTTTACCTCCTGCTTTATTTAATGGGTTTGTGAGAGCAAATGCACGAGGTCCCAGTTATGTTTTAAGCTTTATTGCTATTTTTCTGCTAACTCAGGTGACGGGAGGATTAATGAGTGCGGCTTTTTTTGGAAGTTTGCAGTTTATTTTCACCTATAAACATTTTGAATTCTTAAAGCAAGAAATTGTTATTACAGATCCTCTTATTTTAAATGAGATAAATGCCTTATTATCGTCTTCTTATAATGCTTTAGATTCCAGTAGTGTTGAGGGTGGGCAGTTCATATCTGATCTGATTGGGCAGTTAAAGTTGACAGCAAATATTTTGGCTTATGATGATATTTTTCGGCTTTATTTTTATATTGCAGCGGTTGTATTAATTATTTTTCTTATCAAAATTATTTATCAATTACGCCCTTTTATTCTTGTGGAGCCGAACTGGAAAAATAAGGTAGTTTTAGTGAAGAAAAGTGAAAAAAGATGA
- a CDS encoding F0F1 ATP synthase subunit gamma, with translation MASLKTLRDRIASVKATQKITKAMQMVAATKLHRAQEAVEAARPYAQQMAHVLANVSADIDGVDAPILMRGTGRDDVHLLVVCMAERGLCGAFNAHIARCAREHIHALLSKGKKVKILTVGKKGADILRRDFKALMIDHIDLRCVKSIGFADAKRIGEHIVDLFNEGAFDVCTLFYSEFVSVINQRPTALSLIPSVVQKHSVGKVGVGEKGDKGEALQSAVYSYEPDAASLLETLILRNLSAQIFRALLENVAGEMGAKMSAMDNASRNAGEMINKLTVTYNRQRQAQITTELVEIIAGAEAL, from the coding sequence ATGGCATCGCTGAAGACTTTAAGAGACCGTATCGCCTCGGTTAAGGCAACACAAAAGATTACTAAAGCCATGCAAATGGTTGCAGCCACAAAACTGCACCGTGCACAAGAGGCGGTTGAGGCTGCGCGCCCTTATGCTCAGCAAATGGCTCATGTTTTGGCAAATGTTAGCGCTGATATTGATGGAGTTGATGCGCCGATTTTAATGCGTGGTACGGGTCGCGATGATGTGCATCTTTTGGTGGTTTGCATGGCTGAGCGCGGTTTGTGTGGTGCTTTTAATGCGCATATTGCTCGTTGTGCACGTGAGCATATTCACGCTCTTCTCTCTAAAGGGAAAAAAGTTAAAATTTTAACTGTGGGCAAAAAAGGTGCTGATATTTTGCGCCGTGATTTTAAAGCTCTGATGATTGACCATATTGATTTACGTTGTGTAAAATCTATAGGTTTTGCAGATGCAAAAAGAATTGGTGAGCACATTGTTGATTTATTCAATGAGGGTGCTTTTGATGTATGTACACTTTTTTATTCTGAATTTGTTTCGGTGATTAATCAGCGCCCGACAGCTTTGAGTTTAATTCCATCTGTTGTTCAAAAGCACTCTGTTGGAAAAGTTGGTGTTGGTGAGAAGGGGGATAAGGGGGAAGCTTTGCAATCGGCTGTTTATAGTTATGAGCCTGATGCAGCTTCTCTTCTAGAGACACTTATTTTACGTAATCTTTCTGCGCAAATTTTTCGTGCTTTGCTTGAAAATGTCGCGGGTGAAATGGGTGCAAAGATGAGTGCTATGGATAATGCATCGCGCAATGCCGGTGAGATGATTAATAAATTGACAGTGACTTATAATCGTCAGCGTCAGGCGCAGATTACCACAGAGTTAGTTGAAATTATTGCGGGCGCTGAAGCGCTTTAA